Proteins encoded in a region of the Pieris brassicae chromosome 3, ilPieBrab1.1, whole genome shotgun sequence genome:
- the LOC123707123 gene encoding uncharacterized protein LOC123707123: MVAGEHGPETSYEERAQRRLQVVYSKQTKERQVFMQELKELRKRRDKKILKIIRDMIGPRWYQALSVPQREALDSLEFSIYQDLLEGKPVRSADVMRRLGLYPRPNEGDLMNCLYLGRKDPKETLAQLFYVTYGHPIDGKQLSYALNARLMLSAILYLGLNNLLELLKKRFQADPEKKKSKEKPKPKSKPELKSPYLQDMIAVLYSPPKRKPFKPKPLPNLEDLNEPYEEEPPILRPPPPAPPPPPRKKRIPRACCDRMAGVMNIEPHSSITAVTMKTVTRTSRHHKTRGGSKFSVTEVKKTYGISMSRPKRGRGRKKVNSPSTGIWNSQYMITGVHLINGKPVFVLANVTILPAMGELIHGGYRYIGGECININSGIRGWPPPPKSQPCECLHKWQSVALDYVKRTKCHCGHHFDYGNEGVFPAEELPFFQKPTRHAPYKFNYETIYDLDEKHLHVEKEFKRIWETDSALCVPDPNSIAKKEKKKKKTKRSSATCLGQSPKPEDYLRCALRQMRKINIAARLPDIHLVPELKEWMRYRIFGPYTAADKKEYLRQSSIYWQMFLTLAAKGFGHVDTPRDPLYAGHTTWVHKQALNDKFRKFTHRYKLQLFRSLANVNNMLWPTMNQAQFPDKKFREIFFSYLFSRIEDLQLMHPYSSREAIERKYNIAKKRYICLPAGIEPEE, from the coding sequence ATGGTTGCCGGGGAACACGGTCCCGAAACAAGCTATGAAGAGCGCGCACAGCGGCGGCTACAAGTCGTCTACTCTAAACAGACAAAAGAACGGCAGGTCTTTATGCAAGAGTTGAAGGAATTGCGCAAACGGAGGgacaagaaaattttaaagatcATTAGAGACATGATCGGTCCCAGGTGGTACCAAGCTTTAAGCGTACCCCAAAGAGAAGCTTTAGATTCTCTAGAATTTTCCATCTATCAAGATCTTCTTGAAGGAAAGCCAGTCCGCAGTGCCGACGTGATGAGACGTTTAGGTCTTTATCCGCGCCCAAATGAAGGCGACCTCATGAATTGTCTTTACCTTGGCCGTAAGGATCCAAAAGAAACGCTAGCTCAACTTTTTTACGTGACCTATGGACATCCCATTGATGGCAAGCAGCTATCATATGCCCTTAATGCAAGACTAATGCTTTCGGCCATACTTTACTTAGGGCTGAACAATCTCTTAGAGTTACTAAAGAAACGTTTTCAAGCGGACCCTGAAAAGAAGAAAAGTAAAGAAAAGCCTAAACCCAAATCAAAACCTGAACTAAAATCGCCATACTTGCAAGATATGATCGCAGTTCTTTACTCACCACCAAAAAGGAAACCTTTTAAGCCCAAACCCCTTCCAAATTTAGAAGATTTGAATGAGCCGTACGAGGAAGAACCTCCGATCTTGAGACCACCACCACCTGCTCCTCCACCACCGCCTCGAAAGAAGAGAATTCCACGTGCTTGTTGTGATAGAATGGCAGGAGTAATGAATATAGAACCACACTCATCTATAACCGCAGTCACAATGAAAACAGTAACACGAACGAGTCGACATCACAAAACAAGAGGGGGATCAAAGTTCAGTGTGACTGAAGTGAAAAAAACCTACGGTATTAGTATGAGTAGACCAAAACGTGGTCGTGGTAGAAAGAAAGTTAATTCACCTAGTACTGGTATATGGAATTCTCAATACATGATCACTGGGGTGCACCTAATAAATGGGAAGCCGGTGTTCGTGCTAGCAAACGTCACCATATTACCCGCTATGGGTGAACTTATACATGGTGGTTATCGTTATATTGGAGGGGAATGTATTAACATTAACAGCGGCATTAGAGGATGGCCACCTCCGCCTAAGTCTCAACCTTGCGAGTGTCTTCATAAATGGCAATCGGTAGCGCTTGATTATGTTAAACGTACTAAATGTCACTGCGGTCATCACTTCGACTACGGTAATGAAGGAGTATTCCCAGCAGAAGAATTACCATTTTTCCAAAAACCCACGCGTCACGCaccttataaatttaactacgAAACAATTTATGACTTGGACGAGAAACATCTTCATGTCGAGAAGGAATTTAAACGAATTTGGGAAACTGACAGCGCTTTGTGTGTTCCTGATCCTAACAGTATagcaaagaaagaaaaaaagaagaagaaaaccAAGAGATCTTCAGCCACGTGTTTAGGACAAAGTCCTAAACCTGAAGATTATTTACGGTGTGCCCTGCGACAAATGAGAAAAATCAATATAGCGGCTAGATTGCCTGATATACATCTCGTTCCAGAGTTAAAAGAATGGATGCGCTATAGAATCTTCGGTCCATACACAGCAGCAGACAAGAAGGAATACCTGCGTCAGAGTTCAATTTATTGGCAGATGTTTTTAACATTAGCAGCAAAGGGTTTCGGTCACGTTGACACACCTAGGGATCCACTATACGCAGGGCACACGACATGGGTACATAAACAGGCATTGAATGATAAGTTCCGTAAGTTTACTCATAGGTACAAGTTACAACTGTTCAGATCACTGgctaatgttaataatatgcTTTGGCCAACGATGAACCAAGCACAGTTTCCTGACAAGAAATTTCGGGAAATATTCTTTTCGTATTTGTTCAGTCGGATAGAAGATTTGCAGTTAATGCACCCATACAGTTCTAGAGAGGCGATAGAACGTAAATATAACATAGCGAAAAAGCGATACATATGTTTGCCAGCCGGAATCGAACCAGAGGAGTAA